The following nucleotide sequence is from Caldalkalibacillus thermarum.
AGTTGATTTGCCCAGTCGACATTCGGTATACTTTTAGACATAGGTAGGGTTCTCCTTTCTCTAAGATTTTTGGTCCAATCAGAGAATACCCTACCTTTTTTCTTTTGGTCTAGCAAAATGCTTTACACAAAATTTTATACATCATCACTGAAGGCAAAGACTCCAGTGTTTTATCTCAGTTTAAACAACACCTTGAAGATAAAGGGATACCTGCTTCACAAATTGAAGAGTGTTGCTGTGACATGTCCCCCGCCTTTATCAAAGGGATTGCAAGCACATTTCCGAATGCCAAAATAACTTATGACAAATTTCATGTCATGAAAATGGTCAATGAAGCGGTAGAAACCATTCGTCGTGCAGAACAAAAAGAAGTCGATGACTTAAAAAAGACACGATACATCTGGTTGAAAAACGAACAAAACCTTACGGCTAAACAGCGTGAACAGCTGATCAAACTCAAAGATACAAATCTAAA
It contains:
- a CDS encoding transposase: MTEGKDSSVLSQFKQHLEDKGIPASQIEECCCDMSPAFIKGIASTFPNAKITYDKFHVMKMVNEAVETIRRAEQKEVDDLKKTRYIWLKNEQNLTAKQREQLIKLKDTNL